One Paramisgurnus dabryanus chromosome 9, PD_genome_1.1, whole genome shotgun sequence DNA segment encodes these proteins:
- the siae gene encoding sialate O-acetylesterase → MLTAVSLSIILGALTTVLSAAEDLRFASYYGNHMVLQKAPAKAVVWGYGKTGAKIVLSLSGPQNAYTTSTRVVSGIWHTTLSPVEAGGPYTLIVLQTTTNTSIMLTDVLFGDIWLCGGQSNMAFTVGQINNAKEELAMVSKFSDVRIFQAALEQSNVELYDLPGVEVPWSRPTADVLDGKPFTHFSAVCWLFGRYLYQTLNYPIGLVQSCWGGTPVEAWSASRPLYKCGLNRTMTRQLPVQSNFWEDMSFSASWKNSVLWNAMIHPLLNMTITGAIWYQGEANAGYNRDEYNCSFPAMIDDWRWAFHQGSGGQTAIDFPFGFVQLSTWEKNHLQDGFREIRWHQTADYGFAPNKRMNNTFMAVAVDLPDEKSPWGSIHPRFKRDVAYRLVLGARAVAYGEKDVSFQGPFPAKIQFNHSSMNIIFDQKISAVLSDNAFEICCSLNNTCTDDSQWISVPMEKLGSNYILLSLSKCPSKPTALRYLWRDWPCAFDACPIYSSDNFLPTPPFILN, encoded by the exons ATGTTGACAGCAGTAAGTCTTTCGATAATCTTGGGCGCTTTAACCACGGTTTTATCAGCAG CGGAGGACCTTCGGTTCGCGTCATATTATGGAAATCACATGGTTCTGCAGAAAGCCCCAGCTAAAGCAGTCGTGTGGGGATATGGAAAAACAGGGGCCAAGATCGTGCTGTCGTTGTCTGGACCACAAAATGCTTACACAACGTCTACGCGTGTTGTCAGTG GTATTTGGCATACAACTCTCAGCCCTGTGGAAGCTGGTGGTCCTTATACACTCATTGTATTGCAGACAACAACTAATACTTCCATCATGCTCACAGATGTACTCTTTGGAGATATCTGGTTATGTGGTGGACAGAGTAACATGGCATTCACAGTTGGTCAA ATAAATAACGCAAAAGAGGAGCTGGCCATGGTCTCCAAGTTCTCTGATGTGAGAATCTTTCAGGCTGCCTTGGAGCAAAGCAATGTGGAGCTATATGATCTGCCAGGAGTTGAAGTTCCTTGGTCTCGACCAACAGCCG ATGTGCTAGATGGAAAGCCTTTTACCCATTTTTCTGCTGTGTGCTGGCTCTTTGGCCGCTACCTCTATCAGACACTAAACTATCCAATAGGGTTAGTACAGTCGTGTTGGGGAGGAACACCCGTGGAGGCCTGGTCAGCATCAAGGCCACTTTACAAGTGTGGACTGAATAGGACAATGACCAG ACAACTGCCTGTGCAAAGTAACTTTTGGGAGGACATGTCATTCTCAGCATCATGGAAGAATTCTGTGCTGTGGAATGCTATGATCCATCCATTACTCAACATGACCATCACAGGAGCCATATGGTACCAAG GTGAGGCTAATGCAGGCTACAACAGAGATGAATACAACTGCTCTTTCCCTGCCATGATCGATGACTGGAGATGGGCTTTCCATCAAGGCTCAGGTGGCCAAACGGCAATAGACTTTCCATTTGGATTTGTGCAG CTATCCACATGGGAGAAAAATCATTTACAAGATGGATTCAGAGAAATACGCTGGCACCAAACAGCAGACTATGGTTTTGCCCCTAATAAACGTATGAATAACACCTTTATGGCTGTTGCTGTTGACTTACCCGATGAAAAATCCCCCTGGGGCAG CATCCACCCACGGTTTAAAAGGGATGTTGCATACAGACTTGTGCTAGGGGCAAGAGCTGTCGCCTATGGGGAGAAAGATGTATCTTTCCAGGGACCTTTCCCTGCTAAAATCCAGTTTAACCACTCTTCTATGAACATAATTTTCGATCAGAAAATTTCTGCCGTCCTTTCCGATAATGCTTTTGAG aTCTGCTGCTCTTTGAATAATACATGTACAGATGACTCCCAGTGGATTTCAGTGCCCATGGAAAAACTGGGCTCTAATTATATTTTGCTGTCTTTAAGTAAGTGTCCCTCCAAGCCCACTGCTCTGCGTTATCTCTGGAGAGACTGGCCATGTGCTTTTGATGCCTGTCCAATTTATAGCTCTGACAACTTTTTACCGACACCACCTTTCATCCTAAACTAA